Within the Acidimicrobiia bacterium genome, the region CAGGTTGGCCAGGGCTTTGGTGATCCCGAACGCGACCAGGAACGCCAACGCGGCCGACGCGGAGGCGACGCCGAAGTCCTCCTTGGCCAGCAGCGGCAGCACGGTGCGCTCGGTGCCGACCATGGCGCCGACGAACGCGTTGACCAGCACCAGCAGGCTGAATTGGCGCCAGTTGGCGCCGAGCCCGAGCCGCGGGGTAGCTGCCTCGGCGCGCGTGGTAGTGGTCATCGCTCGACGGGAAGACCGGCGGCGATCCACGCCTCGGTCCCGCCGACGAGATTCGCGGCCCGCACGCCGCGTTGCTCGAGCATGCTGATCGCGGTGGCCGAGCGCTCCCCGTGACCACAGAACGCGATGACTTCTGGTCCGCTCGGTGTGGCGCCGGCGATGAGCGCGCCGAGCTCGACGTGCTCCGCGCCGTGGATGCGCAGTGTCTCTACTTCGTTGTCTTGGCGGACGTCGAGCAGTACCGCGCCGCCGGAGACGCGGGCGTGGGCCCGCGGTGCGTCGAGCTCGTCGACCGATGCGATCGGCAGCCCGGCGTCGCGCCACGCGTCGATGCCGCCCGCCAGGAACGCGACGTCGTCGTAACCGATGCGACGAGCGAGGCGCATCGCCTCGCCGCGGTCGTGATCATCGACGATGAGGATGACCGGCGCGCCGAACGGCACGATCCACCCCAGCCACGACGCGAACGCGGGACGCAGCTCGTTGGAGATCGCGCCGACCGGGTGCGCCAGGGCCCAGTCATGGATCGGGCGCGCGTCGATGAGCCACGCGCCGTCGCGGACCCGGTTGGCGGCCTCGTCGGGGGTGAGCAACTCGGGAGCGGGCAGCATCCTCACCAGCGGTGCGCCGGCCTCGTTCACGGCCTGGAGATACCGGTAGTAGGTGGGGTACGTGCCGAAGCCGGCGACGAGCGCGTCGACGAACTTGTCTTCGTCTTCGATCGCGAGCAGCGGGTTGGTGACGCGTTCGCTGCCGATCGTCGCGTCGGTGATCTGGGTCGCGGCGGCGAGGCAGAACGATCCCGCGCCGTGCGTCGGGTACAGCGCAGTCTCGTCAGGCAGCGACGCCAGCCGCCGGAGGCTCCGGAACTGCGCGTGCGCCAATTCGTCGGTGTGCGCCGGTCCCAAAAGATCGGTGCGGGCGGCGCCACCCAGGATGAGCGACCCGCCACTGAACACCGCGACCGGCACGCCGTTTCGCTCGAGGACGTAGGCGAGATGCTCGGGTGTGTGACCCGGCGTGGCTAGCGCGTGAATGGTGACATCCCCGACCGTCACGCGTCCGTCGTCGGCCACGGCCCGGTGGGGCCACTTCGTTGACGCGCCATCGGGCACGATCGCGTCGGCGCCGTGCGCGGCGAGCTCGAGTGCGCCACTCACGTAGTCCGCGTGGACGTGGGTGTCGAGGGCCGCGACGATCTCGACACCCAGCTGCTTGGCCAGCGCGAGGTGCGCGTCGATGTCGCGCGGCGGATCGATCGCGATCGCCTGCCCAAGACCGATCTCAACCAGATAAGACGTATTGGCGAGCGCGTCGTCGTGCAGCGAGTGCACCCGTCCGGTCAACGCGCCTCCGCGGGTGCGGTCAACGCCCGCTCTACGGCTCGCACGGACTCGCGAACCTCTTTGCGGAGCTGACGGTGACGCACGCGGGCCAAGAGCGCGCGACGGGCGAAGGTCTTGGGGTGCAGCTCCCAGGTCACTGTCACGGTCGCGGCGTGGGATCCTGCGTCCTGCACGGTCCAGGTCCACAGGCCGTAGGACGGGTTGCCGTCATCGGTCTGGGACCGATAGCAGAAGCGCAGTGCCCCGCGGTCGTGCTCGATGACGCGCGACCGGCTGTTCCAGGTGTTGCCCATCGCCCGCATCTCGACCACCCACTCGGCGTCGCGGGCCATCTCCGCGGGCCGCTCGACGAGCGTTGGATCAGCGCGTTCCATTCCGGGAGTCGATCGATGTCGCTCAACAAGGCGAAGACCTTCGCCGGGGGTGCGTCGATGGTCTCGGTGATCGAGCCACGGAGTTTCATGGTCACCGTCCTTCGGGGGGCGGGTGTGGTCAGTCGGGGTTGCGGGCCAGGAACGAGTAGCCGTACACCTCATAGGCGCGGGCCTTGTCCTCGCCCTCAGCTCCACCGAAGGTGTCGACCTTCCCGCCGATCTGGACGTCGAAGAAGCCGGCCTCTTCGAGCATCTGCTGCCAGCCTGCGCACGGCAGGCCACCGGCAATTCAGCCAGTCCACAGATCGATGTCGCGCAGCGCCTCGGGCGGCACTGGTCGACCATTGGCGATGTCGGCGAACTGCAGATGCCCACCGGGTCGCAGCACCCGACGAACCTCGGCGAACACGGCACGCTTGTCGGGACACAGATTGAACACGCCGTTGGAGATGACCACGTCGGCCCCGTCGTCCTCGATCGGCATCGACTCCAGGAAGCCGTCGCGGAACTCCACGTGCGCGAGCCCGAGCGCGTCGGCGGTGGCACGGGACTTCTCCAGCATCTCGGGTGTCATGTCGATGCCGACCACTCGACCGTCGGGTCCGACGAAGCGCGCAGCGACGAAGGAGTCAAAGCCGGCGCCCGACCCCGCGTCGACGACTCGCTCGCCTCGCTCGGGCGTCCGGAGCGCGAACGGATTGGCCACACCGGCGAAGGACTCGACCGCGCGATCGGGCAGCGCGTCGACGATCGCCGGGTCATAGCCACAGCGCGCCGCCGCCGCCCGGCCCGTGTGGAAGTGATAGGTGG harbors:
- a CDS encoding rhodanese-like domain-containing protein, which encodes MTGRVHSLHDDALANTSYLVEIGLGQAIAIDPPRDIDAHLALAKQLGVEIVAALDTHVHADYVSGALELAAHGADAIVPDGASTKWPHRAVADDGRVTVGDVTIHALATPGHTPEHLAYVLERNGVPVAVFSGGSLILGGAARTDLLGPAHTDELAHAQFRSLRRLASLPDETALYPTHGAGSFCLAAATQITDATIGSERVTNPLLAIEDEDKFVDALVAGFGTYPTYYRYLQAVNEAGAPLVRMLPAPELLTPDEAANRVRDGAWLIDARPIHDWALAHPVGAISNELRPAFASWLGWIVPFGAPVILIVDDHDRGEAMRLARRIGYDDVAFLAGGIDAWRDAGLPIASVDELDAPRAHARVSGGAVLLDVRQDNEVETLRIHGAEHVELGALIAGATPSGPEVIAFCGHGERSATAISMLEQRGVRAANLVGGTEAWIAAGLPVER
- a CDS encoding methyltransferase domain-containing protein; the encoded protein is MSQSTPVDTDTLREQVQDKYRAVAVAPNATYHFHTGRAAAARCGYDPAIVDALPDRAVESFAGVANPFALRTPERGERVVDAGSGAGFDSFVAARFVGPDGRVVGIDMTPEMLEKSRATADALGLAHVEFRDGFLESMPIEDDGADVVISNGVFNLCPDKRAVFAEVRRVLRPGGHLQFADIANGRPVPPEALRDIDLWTG